The Paenibacillus swuensis genome contains the following window.
CCCAGTTCACGGGCAATTCTGCTGACAATAACTACCGCGGGCACGCCTGCGGATACCAAAGCGATGTCATATTGGAATCCTGCGATTTCTCCCATGACCCGGTCCATATCTCTCATTCCATTTACCGGAGAGACGGTCCCGGTAACAGCGATTCCATGGTGTTCAACGAGCTTAACCGCAAGATCAGGCGCGGCATCACCCACCAATAACACCCGGCGACCCGTCAGTAAGGGAAGAAGCAGCCCCATTTCGTACAGTTGATAATTTATCGTCGACAGCGTCAGGGGCATAGACCGAAAATCCAGGTGATGGGCACGGAATACGGGGAACATCAGCTTTTGAAAATGCGGGTGTCTGGATTGCGGAATACCGACTCTGTCGGCCTGAGACACCGCTTGAACCAACAGCTCACGAGCAGATGAATCGGGAATGGCAACACCGGCGTAGGCGAGAAACGGACCTGCTTTTAGCACATCATGAGCCGGCATGAGTACATCCTGCGCCATCGTCAATAATTCTCCGTCTCCCAACCTTACGATGGCGTAAGGTCTGTGTTCATCCATTGCCGCCCGAAGCTCCTCGGCAATCTGAGCCGGTTCGGCAACTTTATGCATATGGGGATAGAAAGTTTGCACTCCTGCCGTAACAATCTGTTCGATACTGATGTCCCCCAAAATATGAAACGGCGGCAAATGTTGTTCCGCAATCCGGTCACCCCCGTCATACAGCCCCTGCGCATAGGCCTTCTCCGTTGTTCGTTCTTGAACGGAAGGCAATGTCACAGCCGGAGTCAAGACTTTGCGCTGCCGTCGGCCTGACCCTTTACGACGTAACGGTTTTCGATTATTTTTTGCGCTGCGATAGAGGAATGTACGTTGTTTGCTCTTATTCCCCTTAGACGCGTATGCCCTCGCCAACCCTCCTCCCGTGACCCGAGACAAGCCACGCTTGCGTGTTGTTTTGGTGCCCGCAGCGGCATGGATGGTTTTCGTCATGACTATTTCTAACCTCCTCGGCAGTTCAATCGCAGTCACGTGACGTTATTTATTTCTCCTGTTCTGCGCGAATAAGCTTGGCGGCCTCATCCAAGGATTCAAACGTGCCGGCATCAGTCCACCAACCTTGCAGAATATTCCACGCAAGTTTGCCCTCACGGGTATACACATTGTTTACATCCGTAATCTCCAATTCCCCGCGAGCCGAAGGTTCAATATCTCCGATGATGGCAAAAACTCGGCTGTCGTACATATAGATGCCCGTCACGGAATAATCTGACTTGGGCTCGGAAGGCTTTTCCTCAATAGCTGTAATATGGCCCTCGGCATTAAAGACAGGCACACCATATCGCTTAGGATCATGTACTTTCTTTAACAACACCATGGCGCCGCTTTCCTGAGCCTTAAACTGCTCTACATAGGATCCAAGGGAGTCTTCAAACAGGTTATCGCCCAGAATAACAACGAACTTCTCGTGTTCGTCAATGAATCCCTGAGCCAGTGATAAAGCTTCGGCGATGCCGCCTGCTTTCTCCTGAATCCGATAAGTCAGATTGACTCCGTACGCTTCGCCTGAACCCAGAAAGTCCACATAAAGTCCGGCGCTGAACTTCCCTGTAATCAACATAATTTCGGTGATACCCGCTTCTTTCAATTTGTCGACGGCGTAATATATCATCGGATATCGGCCTACGGGTAGCAGGTGTTTGTTGATCATATTCGTCAATGGACGAAGCCGTGTCCCGGTACCGCCCGCCAGTATAATTCCCTTCAATTCCGATTCCTCCCGTGTCATATAATGATGATGCGCATGCCCGCGGCCGGATTTTGGCAAGCCGCTTATCCCCCCATTGTATGTACACCCGTCAGGGACCGAAACGGCTATGGTACAGTTTGGGAATAACGATCATGAATAAGGGCACCGCCATGGCTGGCAGTGCCCTTCATTCATAATGGTCTTATAGTCCGTCGCCCATCGCGATCCAGTTTAGCACCCCTGAAGTTTCCGGTGTGAACTTGGTGCGAACGACTTGTAATGTAGCGGTTGTGGACGTTTTGTTTATGACGCAAACCTGATAAGCCGCCGCATTGCTGTTAGCAACGAGCACATAGCTGTTATTTGTATAAGCTTCATCGAAGGTCACCATAATGTCCACACTTTCCTCATGGCCGGCAAACAGGAAACTGGCCAAACCGTATTGCTGCAATGAGGAGCGCTTGTTAACTGGTAAGCGTACTGTCGAGAACGACAGCTTATCAGCGGTCACCGCCCGGTTAGCCAGCTTACCTTCCGTTACAGCCTGGTCCGCCAGATGGGATTCCTCGATGCATTCGTTTTGCAAGTGCTCGGAACCGACAGCCGCCTCTGTAATCTGTGCGGAACCAACGGCTTCTTCCGCAATATGGCTGCTCTGGATACTTTCAAAAGCGATTTTCTCAGCCGTAACAGCTCCGAAAGCCAAGTGCTGTCCCTCCACGGCTCCTTCTTGCAAGTGCGTGTTTCCGATGATTTCTTGCGCGAGATGTCCCGCATGCACACTGCCAAAGGCAAGTTTCTCAGCCGTCACCGAGCCAGCGGATAAGTGTTGAACATGAACGGCCCGTTCCTGCAGTTGCAACGTACCCACCGCTTTATTGGCAATATGCCCGAATTGAACACTGCCCGCCGCGATTTTATCGTTAGTCACACACCCGGATCCAAGGTGCCCGCTCTGTACAGATTCCGATTGTATTTGAACCGAACCAACCGAATTCGCTCCAAGCTCGGGAAACTCGATGGCGCCTTCCGCAAAGTGTCTTGCTTCGATGCTTCCGCTCGCAATATGATCACTTTGAATACTTTCACGGGTCAAATGACCTGCTTCAATCGTTCCAGTCTGCAGTTTGGATCCGCTGATCGCAGCTTCCCCAATATGCTCGGTTTGAACCGCCTCCGGAGTCAAGTGATAAGCGAAGACCGCTCCTTTGCGCAAGTGAAACCCCTGAATCAGCTCTGCTTGAAGATGCTTTGAGCCCAGCGCCTCCAGAGCGATCTTATCACCGGTCACGGCTCCGTCCGCCAGCTTCTCACCGCTGACCGCGCCCGCTTGCAGCGCCGCTTCGCTCACCGCGTCCGACGCCACGTGCCGCGCCTCCACCGCGCCGTCCGCGAGGTGCGCCGCCGCTACGGCTCTGCCAGCCAGCTTCGCGCCGCTGACCGCGCCCGCTTGCAGCGCCGCTTCGCTCACCGCGTCCGCCGCCACGTGCCGCGCCTCCACCGCGCCGTCCGCGAGGTGCGCCGCCGCTACGGCTCCGTCCGCCAGCTTCGCGCCGCTGACCGCGCCCGCTTGCAGCGCCGCCTCGCTCACCGCGTCCGCCGCCACGTGCCGCGCCTTCACCGCGCCGTCCGCGAGGTGCGCCGCCGCTACGGCTCCGTCCGCCAGCTTCGCGCCGCTGACCGCGCCCGCTTGCAGCGCCGCTTCGCTCACCGCGTCCGCCGCCACGTGCCGCGCCTTCACCGCGCCGTCCGCGAGGTGCGCCGCCGTCACGGCTCCGTCCGCCAGCTTCGCGCCGCTGACCGCGCCCGCCTGCAGCGCCGCCTCGCTCACCGCGTCCGCCGCCACGTGCCGCGCCTCCACCGCGCCGTCCGCGAGGTGCGCCGCCGCTACGGCTCCGCCCGCCAGCTTCGCGCCGCTGACCGAACCCGCTTGCAGCGCCGCCTCGCTCACCGCGTCCGCCGCCACGTGCCGCGCCTCCACCGCGCCGTCCGCGAGGTGCGCCGCCGACACGGCTCCGTCCGCCAGCTTCGCGCCGCTGACCGCGCCCGCTTGCAGCGCCGCCTCGCTCACCGCGTCCGCCGCCACGTGCCGCGCCTCCACCGCGCCGTCCGCGAGGTGCGCCGCCGTCACGGCTCCGTCCGCCAGCTTCGCGCCGCTGACCGCGCCCGTTTGCAGCGCCGCCTCGCTCACCGCGTCCGCCGCCACGTGCCGCGCCTTCACCGCGCCGTCCGCGAGGTGCG
Protein-coding sequences here:
- a CDS encoding GT-D fold domain-containing protein; the protein is MTKTIHAAAGTKTTRKRGLSRVTGGGLARAYASKGNKSKQRTFLYRSAKNNRKPLRRKGSGRRQRKVLTPAVTLPSVQERTTEKAYAQGLYDGGDRIAEQHLPPFHILGDISIEQIVTAGVQTFYPHMHKVAEPAQIAEELRAAMDEHRPYAIVRLGDGELLTMAQDVLMPAHDVLKAGPFLAYAGVAIPDSSARELLVQAVSQADRVGIPQSRHPHFQKLMFPVFRAHHLDFRSMPLTLSTINYQLYEMGLLLPLLTGRRVLLVGDAAPDLAVKLVEHHGIAVTGTVSPVNGMRDMDRVMGEIAGFQYDIALVSAGVPAVVIVSRIARELGKVALDFGHMADYIAYGKQPDRGEGTL
- a CDS encoding sugar phosphate nucleotidyltransferase, with product MKGIILAGGTGTRLRPLTNMINKHLLPVGRYPMIYYAVDKLKEAGITEIMLITGKFSAGLYVDFLGSGEAYGVNLTYRIQEKAGGIAEALSLAQGFIDEHEKFVVILGDNLFEDSLGSYVEQFKAQESGAMVLLKKVHDPKRYGVPVFNAEGHITAIEEKPSEPKSDYSVTGIYMYDSRVFAIIGDIEPSARGELEITDVNNVYTREGKLAWNILQGWWTDAGTFESLDEAAKLIRAEQEK